The genomic stretch GCTTTGACCTGGGTTACGAAATTCTGGGTTTCGAACGCTTCATGATGTGGACTGTTCAAGCACCGGATGTCATGTTAAGGTATTACGAAAAGCTGATTCAGACCAATTTGGAGCTGGCGCTCATGAGTGCTGAAGCGGGTGCCGATGCAGTGCTTATCGCTGATGACCTGGCTTTCAATACCGGTACTTTCGTGGATCCAGCTTATCTCCGTAAGGACTATTTTCCCCTACTAAAGAATATGATCACTGACATTAAAACAACCGGTCTTCCGGTTTTCTTTCACTCGGATGGCGACTTACGAACCATCATACCCGATTTGATCGATTGCGGCATTGAGGTATTGCAGTCCTGTGACCCCAACGCCAACATGGATATTCCCTCTTTGAAGCAGGAATATGGACGAGATCTGGCATTCATGGGCAATATTGATGTGGATCTGTTGGCCAATGGCAGTGTGGAGGAGGTTCAGAGAACTACCCGGGATCTCATTCGCGATGCAAGAGCCGGCGGGGGCTTTATTTTAAGCACCAGCAATGTGGTTGCTTCTTATTGTAAACCTGAAAATGTAAAAGCCATGTACGCAATTGCCCATGAGGAGTTGACCTAAATGTCTCTTGATAATATTCAACAGGCCATCATTCTGGGAAATGTTGCTTCCATTTCCAGCTCAGTGCAAAACCTTTTGGAACAAGGGCAGACTGCCCAGCAAATTCTCGATCTGCAATTGTTACCCGGCATGGCAATTGTCGGTGAACGTTTTAAGCGGAATGAAATGTTCCTACCCCAGGTTCTTATGTCTGCTCAAGCTATGCAAACGGCTATTGATATCCTCAAGCCACATCTGATCCAGGATGCAACCGGTTCTAGCAGAAATACTGTTGTCATTGGTACCGTGAAGGGTGATATGCACGACATCGGCAAAAATCTGGTGCGGATCATGCTGCTGGGGGCAGGATTTGAAGTGATCGATCTAGGTGTTAATGTTCCGCCTCAACGCTTTCTGGAAGCTACCGCTACCCACCAGGCTCAAGTTGTCTGTCTTTCAGCATTGTTATCATCAACCATGAACAATATGCGTGAAATAGTGCAGCTCTTTCGAAATGATGAAATCCTGCATTCCACCAAGATCATGATTGGGGGTGCCCCGGTGAATCGAGCATTCTCAGAATCTATTGGAGCAGATGGTTATGCCCCAACAGCGCCTGGGGCAGTTGAGCGGATTCAGGGATTAGTTTTTAACGATCGGTAGTTTTATCGTAAAGGTTGTTCCTACATCCACTTTGCTGGACACCGAGATATCACCCTTGTGATCGGTGACTATACTTTTCACAATAGCCAACCCCAACCCTGTTCCCTTATACTTTTTATAGGTAAAAAACGCATTAAACGCTTTTGCCTGGATCTCTTGCTCCATACCATGCCCTGTATCTGAGATCTCCATGACCAATTGGTCTGCATC from Candidatus Neomarinimicrobiota bacterium encodes the following:
- a CDS encoding corrinoid protein, with product MSLDNIQQAIILGNVASISSSVQNLLEQGQTAQQILDLQLLPGMAIVGERFKRNEMFLPQVLMSAQAMQTAIDILKPHLIQDATGSSRNTVVIGTVKGDMHDIGKNLVRIMLLGAGFEVIDLGVNVPPQRFLEATATHQAQVVCLSALLSSTMNNMREIVQLFRNDEILHSTKIMIGGAPVNRAFSESIGADGYAPTAPGAVERIQGLVFNDR
- a CDS encoding uroporphyrinogen decarboxylase family protein — translated: MTRRERVISALHRQETSRVPIGEIGGGYTESIIKALLGDDHQTGPDSYYHNHVNVRQLLGADIMGARVAGPPVEVVGTHEDWGTEVFKDFWGATHTQPPEATVQLVEPIANTPEELDKWAAPDVSKFDKAPIRRWKTNTDLFVMSTLNAGFDLGYEILGFERFMMWTVQAPDVMLRYYEKLIQTNLELALMSAEAGADAVLIADDLAFNTGTFVDPAYLRKDYFPLLKNMITDIKTTGLPVFFHSDGDLRTIIPDLIDCGIEVLQSCDPNANMDIPSLKQEYGRDLAFMGNIDVDLLANGSVEEVQRTTRDLIRDARAGGGFILSTSNVVASYCKPENVKAMYAIAHEELT